The Flavobacterium johnsoniae UW101 genomic interval TTATTTCAGTTCTAATAAAGACGGCGGAATGGGCTCTGATGACATTTACAAATTTCTAGAAACCAAAAGATTAAAATGTCTACAGGAATTATACGGAGTTATTACAGATTCTGAAAACGGCGTTGTACTTCCGGGTTCTAAAGTTACTTTATATGAAAATCAAAAAATTAAAAATTCTACGGTTTCAAATACAGCCGGACAATATAGTTTTACTGTAGAATGCGGAAAAACCTATAGTGTAAGAGCAGAAAAACCTGATTATGCAACAAAAGAAGTTGACATAACAATTGCAAAAACAAATGGAAAAACCAATCTTCCTATTGCACTCGATAAATCTGTCTGCAAAGTTGCTGTGGGCGATGATTTAGGAAAATGTTTTGGCATTAAAATGATTTATTTTGATTTAGACAAATCGAATATTCGTACCGAAGCGGCTTTAGATTTAGAAAAAATATTAGATGTATTGAATCAAAATCCAACAATGAAACTGGATATTCGTTCACATACAGACAGCAGGGCTTCTCATCAATATAATGAAGCTTTGTCTGATAGAAGAGCAAAATCGACCATAAGCTGGCTCATTCAAAACGGAGTTGCCAAAAACCGTTTAACCGGAAAAGGTTATGGCGAAACACAATTAGTTAATCAATGTTCTGATGGTGTTAACTGCACTGAAGAAGAACACCAAATGAACAGACGAAGCGAATTTATTATAACCGCATTGTAACTTAGAAAAACTGACTAAAAAAAATAAAAGCTGTCTATAAAGACAGCTTTTATTAAAAAAAACGGTCGTTGCAAATCAGGAATCACAACGACAACTAACCAACCAGTTCAAACGTTTCTCTTTTAAATTTTCACGAAAATATTCGTGTAGTATTTTTTTCCGGATGCATCAGTAGTAACCGAAATCCCGAAATGTGTATAATTACCTTCAATATTTTCTTTATGTCCAGGACTTTCAAGCCATGCTTTTAGTGCAGCCTCAGAAGTCTTATAATTGTAAGCCACATTCTCTCCTACTTTTTTAGCACCCAATACATTGATAAGATTGTCAGAACGAGACGTAAAGTCATTATGATTCACAACATTATTGCTAACCATGTATTTGTTATGCTCTTCGCATTTATAAGAAATGTGATTGTTTTTTTCTAATGCATTTAAACCAATACTTACTCGGTATTCATTGATTAACTGCATCGTTTCCAGTTCAGAAGCATTGTAATTATAACTCGTAACTACCTGTTCTGTCGCTGTTGTATTTTCATTCCCCTCGGCGCTGTCAGCAGAGCATGAGTTCATTGTGATTGACATCACAATGAACACCATGGCGCACATAATCTTTTTCATAATCATCAGTAGTTAAAAGTTCTAAAGTAAATGTTGGGGCAAATTCTTTATATTATGTGACAAATTGCTCTTAAAATTCTTACGTCAAACGTATTCAATTTATCGGTAAACTACAAAAATAATCGATGAAATGCACTATTATTTTTAAATATAAAATAAAAATCTTACAAATTAAGAAGAAAGGCGCTCAATCGTCCATGAAAAATCAGATTGGCTTGTATAACGAATTCTATCGTGCAGTCTGTTAGGTCTTCCCTGCCAGAATTCTACTTGTAATGGAGTTACTAAATAACCTCCCCAGTTTTCAGGTCTTGGGATAGGTTTTCCTTCAAATTCTGCTTCAAGTTTCTTTAAATTTTCTTCTAAAAAAGTTCTCGACGGAATTACTTCACTTTGATGTGAAACAATTGCGCCTAATTTACTTCCGTCAGGTCTTGAATCAAAATAGTTATCAGATATAATTTCAGAAGTTTTCTGAGCGATTCCCTTAATAATTACCTGACGTTCTGCTTCCTGCCAGAAAAATGACAAACAAACATTAGGATTTGCTTCAATTGCTTTTCCTTTTTCAGAATTATAATTG includes:
- a CDS encoding CAP domain-containing protein, yielding MKKIMCAMVFIVMSITMNSCSADSAEGNENTTATEQVVTSYNYNASELETMQLINEYRVSIGLNALEKNNHISYKCEEHNKYMVSNNVVNHNDFTSRSDNLINVLGAKKVGENVAYNYKTSEAALKAWLESPGHKENIEGNYTHFGISVTTDASGKKYYTNIFVKI
- the pdxH gene encoding pyridoxamine 5'-phosphate oxidase, giving the protein MNDLSNYRKSYEKSELLETNIPEDPINLFNRWFHEVEDFGGSGEVNAMTVSTIGLDGFPKSRVVLLKKFSEEGFIFYTNYNSEKGKAIEANPNVCLSFFWQEAERQVIIKGIAQKTSEIISDNYFDSRPDGSKLGAIVSHQSEVIPSRTFLEENLKKLEAEFEGKPIPRPENWGGYLVTPLQVEFWQGRPNRLHDRIRYTSQSDFSWTIERLSS